From Halobacillus sp. Marseille-Q1614, the proteins below share one genomic window:
- the eno gene encoding phosphopyruvate hydratase: MPYITDVYAREVLDSRGNPTVEVEVYTESGAFGSALVPSGASTGEYEAVELRDGDKDRYLGKGVEKAVDNVNEKIAPNLLGMDVTQQVLIDQAMIELDGTENKGELGANAILGVSMAVAHAAADVVGLPLYKYLGGFTAATLPTPMMNILNGGEHADNNVDIQEFMIMPVGAPTFKEAVRMGAEIFHSLKKVLKSKGYNTGVGDEGGFAPNLGSNEEALSTIIEAIEAAGYKPEEEVKLAMDVASSEIYEDGKYNLKGEGVVRTSEEMVDWYEELINKYPIVSIEDGLDENDWEGTKLLTDRIGDRVQLVGDDLFVTNTKKLSRAIKEGVGNSILIKVNQIGTLTETFEAIEMAKRAGYTAVISHRSGETEDATIADIAVATNAGQIKTGAPSRTDRVAKYNQLLRIEDQLLGTATYAAGQAFYNLNK; the protein is encoded by the coding sequence ATGCCATATATTACTGACGTATACGCACGCGAAGTATTAGATTCTCGCGGTAATCCAACAGTTGAAGTTGAAGTTTATACAGAATCTGGAGCTTTCGGAAGCGCGCTTGTTCCAAGTGGAGCTTCTACAGGGGAATACGAAGCTGTTGAACTTCGTGATGGAGATAAAGACCGTTACCTTGGAAAAGGCGTTGAAAAAGCTGTAGATAACGTAAATGAAAAAATTGCTCCAAACCTTCTAGGCATGGATGTTACTCAGCAAGTTCTTATCGATCAGGCGATGATTGAGCTTGACGGTACAGAGAACAAAGGTGAACTGGGAGCTAACGCCATTCTAGGTGTATCCATGGCCGTAGCACACGCAGCGGCTGACGTTGTAGGTCTTCCGCTTTACAAATATCTTGGAGGCTTCACAGCAGCTACACTTCCTACACCAATGATGAACATCCTTAATGGTGGAGAGCACGCAGACAACAACGTTGACATTCAAGAATTTATGATCATGCCAGTTGGCGCTCCAACATTTAAAGAGGCTGTTCGCATGGGTGCGGAAATTTTCCACTCCCTGAAAAAAGTTCTTAAGTCTAAAGGCTATAACACAGGTGTAGGTGACGAAGGTGGATTTGCACCGAACCTTGGCTCTAACGAAGAAGCTCTTTCTACAATTATCGAAGCCATTGAGGCAGCAGGCTACAAGCCGGAAGAGGAAGTTAAGCTTGCTATGGACGTTGCATCTTCTGAAATTTACGAAGATGGTAAATATAACCTGAAAGGTGAAGGCGTCGTCCGTACTTCTGAAGAAATGGTAGACTGGTATGAAGAGCTGATTAACAAGTATCCAATCGTTTCTATTGAAGACGGATTAGATGAGAACGATTGGGAAGGTACGAAGCTTCTGACAGATCGTATCGGTGACCGTGTACAGCTGGTTGGTGACGACCTGTTTGTTACAAACACGAAGAAACTCAGCCGTGCGATCAAAGAAGGTGTGGGTAACTCCATTCTTATTAAAGTTAACCAAATCGGTACACTTACAGAAACTTTCGAAGCTATCGAAATGGCGAAAAGAGCAGGTTATACAGCGGTTATTTCCCACCGTTCCGGTGAAACTGAAGATGCAACGATCGCTGATATTGCTGTAGCGACAAACGCTGGGCAAATCAAGACAGGTGCACCTTCCCGTACAGACCGCGTAGCAAAATACAATCAGCTTCTTCGCATCGAAGACCAGCTGCTTGGAACAGCTACCTATGCTGCAGGACAAGCATTCTACAACTTAAACAAATAA
- a CDS encoding nitroreductase, whose amino-acid sequence MELIDAIKNRRSIHDFKREVVDPAVLQNIFNNASWAPTHRMKQPWSIVMFQEQGSVDYADLVIESYFRLGLADGYKEEKAKSMMEGIKSFLVNIPHHAVIYMEKDKEAHKYEEDYAAVCAYIQNVQLIAWDQGVGMLWTTSPYINDEEFIKGIGLDPDIHKIAAVLQIGYPRSVPKAKKRAAVPYKIHRESIK is encoded by the coding sequence TTGGAACTGATTGATGCCATTAAAAATAGACGTTCTATTCATGATTTTAAGCGGGAAGTAGTTGATCCTGCGGTCTTACAAAATATATTTAATAACGCCAGCTGGGCCCCGACCCATCGAATGAAACAGCCGTGGTCTATCGTGATGTTTCAGGAGCAGGGAAGTGTAGATTATGCAGACCTTGTGATAGAATCTTATTTCCGGCTGGGGCTGGCCGATGGATATAAAGAAGAAAAGGCTAAAAGCATGATGGAAGGTATTAAAAGTTTTTTGGTGAACATTCCCCACCATGCGGTTATTTATATGGAGAAAGATAAGGAAGCCCACAAGTATGAGGAAGATTACGCGGCTGTCTGCGCATATATCCAGAACGTACAATTAATTGCCTGGGATCAGGGAGTAGGAATGCTGTGGACTACAAGTCCGTATATTAACGACGAAGAGTTTATTAAAGGGATTGGTCTTGATCCGGATATTCATAAAATAGCGGCCGTTCTGCAAATAGGATATCCCCGCTCGGTTCCGAAAGCGAAAAAACGGGCCGCTGTTCCTTATAAAATACATCGTGAGTCCATTAAATAA
- the gap gene encoding type I glyceraldehyde-3-phosphate dehydrogenase, translating into MTVKVGINGFGRIGRNVFRASLKNDDVEVVAVNDLTDANMLAHLLQYDTVHGTLEDEVTVNGDNLVVGGKEIKVISEKDPAQLGWGDLGVEVVIESTGRFTQGEDARKHLEAGAKKVVISAPAKGEDFTVVMGVNEKDYNKDEHDVISNASCTTNCLAPYAKVLNDKFGLKRGMMTTVHSYTNDQQILDLPHKDYRRARAAAENIIPTTTGAAQAVAKVLPELEGKLNGMAMRVPTKNVSIVDLVAELDKNVTAEEVNEALKAEAEGELKGILGYSDEPLVSSDYNGSTYSSVIDGLSTITLEDNMVKVVSWYDNEFGYSNRCVDLAAFLKKQGL; encoded by the coding sequence ATGACTGTAAAAGTAGGAATTAACGGTTTTGGACGTATTGGGCGTAACGTATTTCGCGCTTCACTAAAAAACGATGATGTAGAAGTAGTAGCAGTTAACGATTTAACTGACGCTAACATGCTTGCTCACTTACTGCAATACGACACAGTACATGGTACTCTTGAAGATGAAGTTACTGTAAATGGTGACAACCTTGTAGTAGGCGGAAAAGAGATCAAAGTTATCTCTGAAAAAGATCCAGCTCAACTTGGATGGGGAGACCTTGGAGTAGAAGTAGTTATCGAATCTACTGGCCGCTTCACTCAAGGCGAAGATGCTAGAAAACACCTTGAAGCAGGAGCTAAGAAAGTTGTTATCTCTGCTCCAGCTAAAGGAGAAGACTTTACAGTAGTTATGGGTGTTAACGAAAAAGACTACAACAAAGATGAGCATGATGTTATTTCTAACGCATCTTGTACTACAAACTGCCTGGCACCATACGCGAAAGTTCTTAACGACAAATTCGGTCTTAAGCGCGGTATGATGACAACAGTTCACTCCTACACTAACGATCAGCAGATCCTTGATCTTCCACACAAAGATTACCGCCGTGCGCGTGCAGCTGCTGAAAACATTATCCCTACTACTACAGGTGCTGCACAAGCCGTTGCAAAAGTACTTCCTGAGCTTGAAGGAAAACTTAACGGTATGGCTATGCGTGTACCAACTAAGAACGTATCTATCGTTGATTTAGTAGCTGAACTAGATAAAAATGTAACAGCTGAAGAAGTAAACGAAGCTCTTAAAGCTGAAGCTGAAGGTGAACTTAAAGGAATCCTTGGTTACAGCGATGAGCCTCTAGTATCATCTGATTACAACGGAAGCACTTACTCTTCTGTAATCGACGGTCTATCTACAATTACTCTAGAAGACAACATGGTTAAAGTTGTTTCCTGGTATGACAACGAGTTCGGATACTCTAACCGTTGTGTAGACCTTGCAGCATTCCTTAAAAAGCAAGGCCTATAA
- the gpmI gene encoding 2,3-bisphosphoglycerate-independent phosphoglycerate mutase has protein sequence MSKDNLAALIILDGFACREEEMGNAVKQANTPNFDRYWNKYPHSQLTACGEAVGLPEGQMGNSEVGHLNIGAGRVVYQSLTRINLSIREKEFLKNQELVNAIKHASDHNKAFHIFGLLSDGGIHSHINHMYALLELAKEYGIEKVYVHGFLDGRDVDQKSAEKYITEAQSKMDELGIGEFASIAGRYYAMDRDNRWDRVQKSYDAIAYGKGPAYSDPLEAVRDSYEQGIYDEFVVPFVVTKENGEPVGKMEDEDTVVFYNFRPDRAIQLSRSFANNEFNDFDRGKEAPKNLYFVGMTQYSDAVDSKVAFPPNDLKNTVGEVLADNGLKQLRIAETEKYPHVTFFMSGGREEKFDGEERVLIDSPKVATYDLKPEMSAYEVTDALLDELDAEKHNAIILNFANPDMVGHSGMLEPTIKAIEAVDECLGKVVDKIHEKGGQAIITADHGNSDEVTTSEGNPMTAHTTNPVPVIVTKEGIELRDGGVLGDLSPTLLQLLGVDQPEEMTGKSLIK, from the coding sequence ATGAGTAAAGACAATTTAGCAGCTCTTATTATTCTTGACGGCTTTGCCTGCCGTGAAGAAGAGATGGGGAATGCTGTTAAGCAAGCGAACACACCAAACTTTGATAGATACTGGAACAAGTACCCTCACAGTCAGCTGACAGCCTGTGGCGAAGCTGTAGGGCTGCCTGAAGGACAAATGGGTAATTCCGAGGTTGGCCACTTAAACATTGGTGCCGGCCGTGTTGTCTATCAGAGTTTAACTCGAATTAACCTATCTATTCGAGAGAAAGAATTTTTGAAAAATCAAGAACTCGTAAATGCGATTAAGCACGCAAGCGATCATAATAAAGCTTTCCATATTTTCGGACTGCTTTCTGACGGCGGCATTCACAGCCATATTAATCATATGTATGCCCTGCTTGAGCTGGCCAAAGAATATGGAATTGAGAAAGTGTATGTGCACGGTTTTCTTGATGGACGCGATGTGGATCAGAAATCTGCTGAGAAATATATCACAGAAGCTCAGTCGAAAATGGACGAGCTTGGTATCGGAGAGTTTGCTTCTATAGCAGGACGTTATTATGCTATGGACCGCGATAACCGCTGGGACCGTGTTCAAAAGTCTTATGATGCGATCGCCTATGGTAAAGGGCCTGCCTACAGTGATCCGCTGGAAGCTGTTCGTGATTCCTATGAGCAGGGTATTTATGATGAATTCGTCGTACCTTTTGTTGTAACGAAAGAAAATGGGGAACCGGTAGGAAAAATGGAAGACGAAGATACAGTAGTTTTCTATAACTTCCGTCCTGATCGTGCCATCCAGCTTTCAAGATCGTTTGCTAATAATGAATTCAACGATTTTGATCGTGGAAAAGAGGCGCCTAAGAACCTTTACTTCGTAGGTATGACACAATACAGTGATGCTGTAGACAGTAAAGTAGCGTTTCCACCGAACGATTTGAAAAATACAGTCGGGGAAGTGTTAGCGGATAACGGGCTTAAACAGCTTCGTATCGCTGAAACTGAAAAGTATCCTCACGTCACATTCTTCATGAGCGGCGGCCGCGAAGAGAAATTCGACGGTGAAGAAAGAGTCTTAATTGATTCTCCTAAAGTAGCCACTTATGATCTTAAGCCTGAAATGAGCGCATATGAAGTGACAGATGCACTGTTAGATGAGCTTGATGCAGAGAAGCACAATGCGATTATCTTAAACTTTGCTAACCCTGATATGGTTGGCCACTCTGGTATGCTGGAGCCAACGATTAAGGCGATTGAAGCCGTGGATGAATGTCTTGGTAAAGTAGTCGACAAGATCCATGAAAAAGGCGGACAAGCCATAATCACAGCAGATCATGGGAACTCTGATGAAGTGACGACATCTGAAGGCAACCCAATGACTGCACATACAACAAATCCAGTTCCTGTTATCGTTACGAAGGAAGGTATTGAGTTAAGAGACGGCGGAGTTCTCGGTGACTTATCACCAACCCTTCTTCAGCTGCTCGGCGTTGACCAGCCTGAAGAAATGACAGGAAAATCATTAATTAAATAA
- a CDS encoding YdcF family protein: MKFVIRLAVIVILFYTIFTGYSIWTYGESGREDEADAAVVLGAAQWNGSPSPVFEGRLKQGIELYKNGQVDVLIMTGGAGHGSSLSEAEVGKQFAIKQGVPSDDIIVEDKSLETKENISNSVELIKIDNIESLLIVSDSFHLKRAVSIARNLGISAEGASTKYSAYQSLETKLPFFFEEWAYYMGYEVSRLFRDLAMSNIFEKLKLP, from the coding sequence ATGAAATTTGTTATACGCTTAGCAGTAATTGTTATTTTGTTTTACACGATTTTTACAGGATATTCGATTTGGACTTATGGGGAGTCAGGCAGGGAAGATGAAGCTGACGCAGCTGTTGTGTTAGGAGCAGCCCAGTGGAACGGCTCGCCCAGCCCGGTCTTTGAGGGTAGATTGAAACAAGGGATTGAGTTATATAAAAACGGCCAAGTCGATGTCCTTATTATGACCGGCGGAGCCGGACACGGATCTTCTCTTTCTGAAGCTGAAGTAGGTAAGCAATTTGCGATAAAGCAGGGAGTTCCGTCTGATGATATCATCGTAGAAGATAAATCGCTTGAGACGAAAGAAAACATTTCGAATTCCGTTGAGCTCATTAAAATTGATAATATCGAATCCCTCTTGATCGTAAGCGACTCCTTTCATTTAAAAAGAGCTGTCAGTATTGCGAGAAACCTGGGTATTTCAGCTGAAGGAGCATCCACTAAATATTCAGCTTATCAATCATTAGAAACGAAGCTTCCTTTCTTCTTTGAAGAGTGGGCGTACTATATGGGCTATGAAGTAAGCCGGCTATTTAGGGATTTGGCTATGTCTAATATATTTGAAAAACTTAAACTTCCATAA
- the ytzI gene encoding YtzI protein — translation MTFTIIMILCIAIVLGIAGAFWAAISKGYDYKHTIDPHPEDLAESDNKKPDR, via the coding sequence GTGACGTTTACTATCATTATGATTTTATGTATCGCGATTGTTTTAGGTATCGCAGGAGCGTTCTGGGCTGCTATTTCTAAAGGGTACGATTATAAGCATACGATTGATCCGCATCCTGAGGATTTGGCTGAGAGCGACAATAAAAAACCTGACCGTTAA
- the ptsP gene encoding phosphoenolpyruvate--protein phosphotransferase — MTHLQGIAASSGVAIAKVYRLEAPDLSYNKTKVDQPDQEVQRLHDALDISKQELEKIKEHTKKSLGDEHAEIFSAHLLVLSDPELIKPIEDKIKSENVNAEAALDETANMFIDMFKSMDNEYMRERAADIQDVTKRVMAHLLKVTFPDPALINEEVVIVADDLTPSDTAQLNKQFVKGFTTDIGGRTSHSAIMARSLEIPAVVGTKDVTKQAEKDVMIIVDGIDGDVIIDPSSEEIQRYEQKQADFEEKKQEWAKLKDEATITSDDVHVELAANIGTPEDVEGVLNNGGEGVGLYRTEFLYMGKSQLPTEEEQFDAYSSVLKQMEDKPVVVRTLDIGGDKELDYLELPEEMNPFLGFRAIRLCLERDDIFRVQLRALLRASVHGNLKIMFPMIATLDEFREAKAILDEEKDKLVQEGKEVSDSIEVGMMVEIPSTAVIARQFAKEVDFFSIGTNDLIQYTMAADRMNERVSYLYQPYNPAILNLVNNVIEAAHAEGKWAGMCGEMAGDEIAIPILLGLGLDEFSMSATSILPARTQLKSLSKKEMASYKDEILSLGTAEEVVEFVKEKANLS; from the coding sequence ATGACACATCTTCAAGGGATTGCAGCTTCCAGCGGTGTGGCAATTGCTAAGGTATACCGCCTGGAGGCACCAGACCTTTCTTACAACAAGACAAAAGTAGATCAACCAGACCAAGAAGTCCAGCGTTTACATGATGCTTTGGATATTTCCAAGCAGGAACTAGAAAAAATCAAAGAACATACTAAAAAATCTTTAGGCGATGAGCATGCAGAAATCTTTTCTGCCCACTTGCTCGTTCTTAGTGATCCTGAGCTCATTAAGCCGATTGAAGATAAGATTAAGAGTGAAAATGTTAATGCCGAAGCTGCATTAGATGAAACAGCCAATATGTTTATTGATATGTTCAAGAGCATGGATAACGAATACATGCGTGAACGAGCGGCTGATATCCAGGACGTAACAAAGCGCGTAATGGCTCACCTGCTTAAGGTAACGTTCCCAGATCCTGCCCTTATTAACGAAGAAGTTGTGATCGTTGCAGACGATTTAACACCTTCTGATACAGCACAGCTGAATAAACAGTTTGTAAAAGGGTTCACAACAGATATCGGAGGACGTACTTCTCATTCCGCTATTATGGCTCGTTCCCTTGAAATTCCTGCTGTTGTAGGAACAAAAGATGTTACGAAACAAGCGGAAAAAGATGTGATGATCATCGTTGATGGAATCGATGGAGATGTAATCATCGATCCATCCTCTGAGGAAATCCAGCGTTATGAGCAGAAACAAGCAGATTTTGAAGAGAAGAAACAGGAATGGGCGAAGCTTAAAGATGAAGCTACCATTACTTCTGATGATGTACACGTGGAGCTTGCGGCTAATATCGGAACACCAGAAGACGTTGAAGGCGTCTTAAATAATGGCGGTGAAGGTGTAGGTCTTTATCGTACAGAATTCCTTTATATGGGCAAGAGCCAGCTGCCTACAGAAGAAGAACAATTTGATGCTTACTCTTCTGTCTTAAAACAAATGGAAGATAAGCCTGTGGTCGTTCGTACACTAGATATCGGCGGAGATAAAGAGCTTGATTATCTAGAACTGCCTGAGGAAATGAACCCATTCCTTGGTTTCCGTGCGATTCGCCTGTGCCTGGAGCGCGATGATATTTTCCGTGTCCAGCTAAGAGCACTATTACGTGCGAGCGTTCATGGAAACTTAAAAATCATGTTCCCTATGATTGCCACACTTGATGAATTCCGTGAGGCGAAAGCAATTTTAGATGAAGAAAAAGACAAGCTTGTTCAAGAAGGAAAAGAAGTGTCTGACTCCATCGAAGTGGGAATGATGGTCGAAATTCCTTCCACTGCTGTCATCGCCCGTCAGTTCGCCAAAGAAGTCGATTTCTTCAGTATTGGAACAAATGACTTGATTCAGTATACAATGGCTGCTGACCGTATGAACGAACGGGTTTCCTACCTATATCAGCCATACAACCCTGCGATTTTGAATTTAGTTAATAATGTTATTGAAGCAGCTCACGCAGAAGGGAAATGGGCTGGAATGTGCGGAGAAATGGCCGGCGATGAGATTGCCATCCCGATTCTCTTAGGATTAGGCTTAGATGAGTTCAGTATGAGTGCTACATCTATCCTGCCTGCCCGTACACAGCTGAAGAGCCTGTCCAAAAAAGAAATGGCTTCCTACAAAGATGAAATCCTTTCACTCGGCACAGCCGAAGAAGTGGTTGAATTCGTTAAAGAGAAAGCCAATCTTAGTTAA
- the tpiA gene encoding triose-phosphate isomerase, whose product MRKQVIAGNWKMNKTHTEAEDFIQTVKNEVPSSEQVESVVCAPFPFLQKLVEATKGTSIEIGAQNMYFEESGAFTGEVSPVMLKELGVTYVVLGHSERREIFKETDEDVNKKVHAAFKHGLTPIVCVGESLEQREADQTMDHVESQVKKALEGLNDEQASKVIIAYEPIWAIGTGRTATSEQANEVCTHIRRVIIDFYGSDVAEAVRIQYGGSVKPANADELLSQSDIDGALVGGASLEADSFLKLVEAGKHE is encoded by the coding sequence ATGCGTAAACAAGTAATTGCAGGTAACTGGAAAATGAACAAAACCCACACTGAGGCTGAGGATTTTATTCAAACTGTAAAGAACGAAGTACCTTCTTCTGAGCAGGTAGAATCCGTAGTATGTGCACCTTTTCCTTTTCTTCAAAAGCTCGTAGAAGCGACAAAAGGAACTTCCATCGAAATCGGCGCACAGAATATGTACTTTGAAGAAAGCGGAGCATTTACTGGTGAAGTGAGTCCTGTCATGCTTAAAGAGCTTGGTGTAACTTATGTGGTGCTTGGCCACTCTGAACGTCGTGAGATTTTCAAAGAAACAGATGAAGATGTTAACAAAAAAGTCCACGCGGCATTCAAGCATGGATTAACTCCAATCGTCTGTGTAGGGGAATCCCTGGAGCAGCGTGAAGCTGATCAGACAATGGATCACGTAGAATCTCAAGTTAAAAAAGCGCTGGAAGGATTAAATGATGAGCAGGCTTCTAAAGTCATCATTGCTTATGAGCCGATCTGGGCGATTGGTACAGGCCGTACGGCTACTTCTGAACAGGCGAATGAAGTATGTACTCACATACGCCGCGTCATCATTGACTTCTATGGCTCTGACGTAGCAGAAGCTGTACGTATTCAATACGGCGGAAGTGTTAAGCCGGCAAACGCTGACGAACTATTATCACAGTCTGATATTGATGGTGCTTTAGTAGGAGGAGCCAGCTTAGAAGCTGATTCATTCTTAAAACTCGTGGAGGCAGGTAAGCATGAGTAA
- the pgk gene encoding phosphoglycerate kinase produces MNKKTIRDVEVSGKTVFCRVDFNVPMSDGKVTDDTRIKAALPTIKHLTGNGAKVILSSHLGRPKGEVVEELRLDPVAERLSNLLGQTVTKTDEVCGDEVTKAISELEDGDILLIENVRFHPGEEKNDAELAKAFADMADLYVNDAFGAAHRAHASTAGVAEHIPAVAGFLMEKEINVLSKALSNPERPFTAIIGGAKVKDKIGVIDNLIDKVDHLIIGGGLAYTFVKAQGHEIGKSLLEEDKIDLAKEYMKKAEDKGVDFVMPEDVIVADDFSDSANTKEVAIDSIPADWEALDIGPKTRKKYANIIKESKLIIWNGPMGVFELETFANGTKEVANALSETNGYSVIGGGDSAAAVEKFGYADAMDHVSTGGGASLEFMEGKELPGVALLNDK; encoded by the coding sequence ATGAATAAAAAAACAATTCGTGATGTTGAAGTAAGTGGAAAAACTGTTTTCTGTCGTGTTGATTTTAACGTGCCAATGAGCGATGGAAAAGTAACAGATGACACAAGAATAAAGGCCGCATTGCCAACGATTAAGCATTTAACAGGAAATGGAGCAAAAGTTATCCTATCCAGCCACCTTGGCCGTCCAAAAGGCGAAGTGGTAGAAGAACTTCGTTTAGATCCTGTAGCTGAGCGTTTGAGCAACCTTCTTGGCCAAACGGTTACAAAAACGGATGAAGTCTGCGGTGATGAAGTGACAAAAGCCATTTCTGAACTTGAAGATGGAGATATCCTGCTTATCGAAAATGTCCGCTTCCACCCGGGAGAAGAAAAGAATGATGCAGAGTTAGCTAAAGCATTTGCTGATATGGCTGACCTGTATGTAAACGATGCTTTCGGTGCTGCTCACAGAGCTCATGCATCTACTGCAGGAGTTGCCGAGCACATTCCAGCCGTAGCAGGCTTCCTAATGGAGAAAGAGATCAATGTGCTGAGCAAAGCTCTTTCTAATCCGGAACGTCCTTTCACTGCCATTATTGGCGGCGCGAAAGTCAAAGACAAAATCGGTGTTATTGATAACTTAATCGATAAAGTCGACCATCTGATTATTGGCGGAGGCTTAGCGTACACGTTTGTAAAAGCACAAGGCCATGAAATCGGAAAGTCTCTACTGGAAGAAGATAAAATTGATCTTGCAAAAGAATATATGAAAAAAGCAGAAGACAAAGGTGTAGACTTCGTTATGCCTGAAGACGTAATTGTCGCTGATGATTTCTCTGACTCTGCTAATACAAAAGAAGTGGCTATCGACAGCATCCCTGCAGATTGGGAAGCCCTGGATATCGGGCCGAAAACTCGTAAGAAATATGCAAATATTATCAAAGAGTCTAAGCTTATCATCTGGAATGGACCAATGGGAGTTTTCGAACTAGAAACGTTTGCTAATGGTACAAAAGAGGTCGCAAATGCCCTTTCTGAAACGAATGGTTATAGCGTCATCGGCGGAGGCGACTCTGCTGCCGCTGTGGAGAAGTTCGGCTATGCTGATGCTATGGATCACGTATCAACTGGCGGCGGAGCTTCCTTGGAATTCATGGAAGGTAAAGAGCTTCCAGGCGTAGCATTATTGAATGACAAATAA
- a CDS encoding phosphocarrier protein HPr, translating to MVEKTFTITSSDGVHARPATVLVQNAGKYESDINLHYKEKAVNLKSIMGIMSLGIPAGAEVKITAEGSDEQEALDHLATTLKNEGLGE from the coding sequence ATGGTAGAGAAAACATTTACGATCACGTCTTCAGACGGCGTGCACGCTCGTCCAGCAACAGTACTTGTACAAAATGCAGGAAAGTATGAGTCAGATATTAACCTTCACTATAAAGAGAAGGCTGTAAACTTAAAATCCATTATGGGGATTATGAGCCTTGGAATTCCAGCAGGTGCCGAGGTCAAAATTACAGCTGAAGGAAGCGACGAGCAAGAAGCACTTGATCACCTTGCGACTACATTGAAGAACGAAGGGTTGGGGGAGTAA